The region GTGGCCGATACGACAACCGATCCTCTCGATCAGGCTCGCGGGGTATGGTCCGACGCGCTGGCGTTGCTGCACCAGAATCCCGCACTTTCTGTACGTGACAAAAGCTGGCTGGAAAATGTTTTTCCGGAAGGTATGTGGGGTCCCACCATCGTGTTGTGCGTGCCCAGCGCGGCCGCGCAGCAGACACTGCAGAACGAATTGAACCAGCCTCTGCTGGAAGCCTTGCGGGAGTCTGCGGAACAGGACATTTTCCCCGCATTCAAGATTGCGGAAAAGAAAGAACCGGCACAGCCGCCCGTTGAAGAATACCCCCATTTCACCCCTGCGCCACATGTTGAGGAAACCACGCAGGGCCAGCTTCCCATTCCGGTCGCCATGCCTCCGGAACGCCCCAACACATTCCAACGAGGCCAGAACAGGCCTTTGCTGGACCCTAAGACCCATCTGAACAAGAACGCCACCTTCGACACCTTCGTCCCTGGCGATTCCAACCGTTTCGCGCGCACTGTCGCATTAGCCGTCGCGGAAGGTTCCGGCCATGATTTCAACCCGCTGTGTATCTACGGCGGCTCCGGCCTGGGCAAAACCCACTTGCTGAACGCCATCGGCAACTACGCACTGGTCAAGGATCCCTCGCTAAAGGTCCGTTACGTGACCAGCGAGGAATTCACCAACGAATTCATCGAAGCATTGGGCGATACCAACCAGAATTCCGGCCAAATCAAGGAATTCAACCGTCGCTACCGTGAAGTCGACGTGCTGCTGATCGACGATATTCAGTTCCTCAGTGGCAAGGACGCGACGCTCGAACAGTTCTTCCACACGTTCAATACCCTGCATCAGGCGAACAAGCGCATCGTGATCGCATCCGATGTACCTCCGAAGGATCTGCAGGGCTTCAACGAACGCCTAATCTCCCGCTTCGAATCCGGCCTGACCGTTGACGTCAAGCCGCCGGATCTGGAGACGCGAATCGCCATTCTGCGCATGATCGCCCATGAATCCAACGTTCAAGACGACGTGCTCAACCTTATTGCGGAACGTTTCACCGAGAACATCCGCGAGCTGGAAGGCGCACTGAACCGCGTGACTGCCATGGCTTCCCTGAGCGGACAGCCGGTGACTCGCGCGCTGGCGGAGCATACGCTGCAAGACTTCTTCGCGACCGATGTGGAGATCAAGCCCACCGACATCATCACTCAGGTGGCGAAATACTTCTACATCACGTTCGACGACATCGTCGGCCGTTCTCGCACGAAGAAAATCGCGCTGGCCCGCCAGATTGCCATGTATTTGGTGCGTGAGCTCACCAGCATGAGCCTGAACGACATCGGCCAGGTGTTTGGCGGCAAAGACCACACCACAGTAATGCACGCCTACACCCGTATCAGCGATGAAATGCAGGAAAAGCAGGAAATCTACAACTATGTGACGGAGCTGACGCTGCAACTCAAACAGCGTTCCGGCGAAAAATAACGTTTTTTGCGCGACTTTGCGCGTTTGCATGTGTTTTCGCACGCCTCAAAAAAACGGTTTTGGTGTTTTCTGCCTTTCTCAGGCGATTTTCAAAAGCCAAGCATGAGTATTGGTAAATTCTTTACCTACTGATTTACCGACCATTCTGACACGCCGGGTTGTGGAATATTTTTATCGAAGTTATCCACATAGTTATGCACAAATCAAGGATTCCTCGGTGGAAAAGCCGTTGGAAACGCGAAAATCGGCGGTGGATGACTTGTGGACTATACACAGGCTTTTGTGGATAACTTTTTTGCATCTCTGAGGCTGTGGATAACCCGGTAGCTTGTCCACACTCCGTTCAAAAGTTATCCACAGGTAGTGAGGTGAACTGAGCCCTTGAAAAACATGGGGTCTGTGCACTTACCCACATTATCCACAGGCCTTATTATGACGAATGTAGGTTGTTATAAGAAAATCATCATCGTCATCATAAGTGGGGAATTCCCCACGCTTCGTCAAAACGCTGGCAGCTCGCTAGAATGACTTATGGACCGAACGAAACGAGGAAATTAGCCATGAAAGTTGAAGTCAATTCCCAAGCGCTGGCAGACGCAGTAGCCTGGACCACCCGCGTGATCGACGCTCGCCCTGCATCTCCCATTTTGGCAGGCGTCCGTTTGGAGGCCATCGACGGCACTCTCCAACTTTCCGCCTTCAATTACGCCATTTCCGCCCGTCATCACATTGAAGCAGGCGTCGATGAAGCCGGATCCGTCTTAGTGCTCGGTAAGCTGCTGGCGGATATCACCAAGTCGCTTCCTGCTGCGAAAACCTATCTTTCCACCGATGGATCGACCATGACCATCACCTCCGGCAAGTCCACATTCACCATGCAGCTCATGCCGGACGCCGAATATCCGGATCTTCCGGTAATTCCGTCCAAACTGGGCCAAGTGGACGCGCAAACCTTCACCCAAGCCGTCACCCAGGCATCCGTTGCCGTTTCCCGTGAGGAGAATCGCCCCGTACTCACCGGCATCCGCGTGCAGTTCCAAGGCGACAAGGTGATCATGAGCTCCACCGACCGTTTCCGTCTGTCTCGTTCGAGCTTCACGTGGACGCCGGAAAACCCGGACACCAACGCCACCGCACTCGTTCGCGGCGCACTGCTGCGCGACGTGGCACGCTCTTTGGATGAGCATCAGAACATCGTTGTGGACTTCGACACGGAGAATCCGTCGCTGCTGGGCTTCGAGAACGCCGGACGCGTATCCACCTCGCAGCTGATCGACGGCGAATTCCCCGCGGTCGACCGCCTATATGCCGACGAATACCCGATTCACGCGGTCATCAACAAGCAGGATCTCATCAGCGCCATCAAGCGTGTCTCCCTCGTCGCCGAGCGCAACGCGCCGATCCGCATGGCCTTCACCAGCCAGGAGCTCACGCTGACGGCAGGAACCGCGGACGAAGCCCAAGCCAAGGAAATCCTCGACATCGACATGGATGGAGAAGACATCACCGTGGCCTTCAACCCGACCTACCTGATCGAAGGCCTGAGCGCCATTGCGGAACCGTTCGTGCGCATGAAGATGACCACCGCTGTCAAGCCTGTGGAATTCAACGGCCAGCAGGAGTCGGATTCCGAGGAATCCATGGACTATCGCTACCTGCTTGTGCCCATGCGTTTCAACAGCTGAACATAAGCCAATCCACACAAAACGTGGACGCATCGCAAAAATAGGGCTGAACATGGCTGTTACTGCCGGTTCAGCCCGTTTGCATGAATATTCATAAACAATCATATTCGTTAATAATTGTGATTATCCACGTAAGAAATTTGCTTGATTCTCAAGGATTGTGAATGTATATTTCCCGCCTAGCACTCGACCACTACCGTTCCTGGGAACATTGCGTGCTCGACTTCGAACCGGGAATCAACATTCTGCAAGGAGCCAACGGACTCGGCAAAACCAATATTGTGGAAGCCGTCGAAGTGCTTTCCACGGGATCAAGCCATCGCACGTCATCATCATTGCCACTAATCGAAAAAGGGTGCACTTCGGCTACCATCCGAGCCAATGTGGAAGACGATGAAACGCAACACACCTACGAAGCGACCATCGTGGCACGAGGCGCGAATCGGGCGCGAATCGATGGCGGAAAATCGCAATACATGCGCGATCTCATCGGACGTACGCCCTCCGTCTCCTTCACCCCCGAAGATCAGCGTTTGGTGGCAGGCGATCCAGCAACCCGACGTAACTTCATCAACCAGGCCGCTTCCCTGCTACTCCCCCACTACGCGCAGCTGCTGCAACAATTCACGCATGTGGCGAAACAACGTACGGCACTGCTCAAACAACTCGGCGACGGCACGAATCTCGACCCGCAATACAGCCAGCAGACGGTTTTAAGCGGACTGGAAATCTGGACGGGACAATTCATCGATCTCGGCATGAGACTGACACGTGAACGCAACGATGTCATCGCACGTCTGGGGGAGCCTTTCGCGCGAATCTACGCGTCTTTGGCAGGCGACGACGAGCGGGCGGCGCTCTCATACGAGCCGTCCTTCGACGAAGTGATGCTGTTCGACGATCCGAGCGCGGAAATCAGCCGTCAT is a window of Bifidobacterium catenulatum DSM 16992 = JCM 1194 = LMG 11043 DNA encoding:
- the dnaA gene encoding chromosomal replication initiator protein DnaA; translated protein: MADTTTDPLDQARGVWSDALALLHQNPALSVRDKSWLENVFPEGMWGPTIVLCVPSAAAQQTLQNELNQPLLEALRESAEQDIFPAFKIAEKKEPAQPPVEEYPHFTPAPHVEETTQGQLPIPVAMPPERPNTFQRGQNRPLLDPKTHLNKNATFDTFVPGDSNRFARTVALAVAEGSGHDFNPLCIYGGSGLGKTHLLNAIGNYALVKDPSLKVRYVTSEEFTNEFIEALGDTNQNSGQIKEFNRRYREVDVLLIDDIQFLSGKDATLEQFFHTFNTLHQANKRIVIASDVPPKDLQGFNERLISRFESGLTVDVKPPDLETRIAILRMIAHESNVQDDVLNLIAERFTENIRELEGALNRVTAMASLSGQPVTRALAEHTLQDFFATDVEIKPTDIITQVAKYFYITFDDIVGRSRTKKIALARQIAMYLVRELTSMSLNDIGQVFGGKDHTTVMHAYTRISDEMQEKQEIYNYVTELTLQLKQRSGEK
- the dnaN gene encoding DNA polymerase III subunit beta, with the protein product MKVEVNSQALADAVAWTTRVIDARPASPILAGVRLEAIDGTLQLSAFNYAISARHHIEAGVDEAGSVLVLGKLLADITKSLPAAKTYLSTDGSTMTITSGKSTFTMQLMPDAEYPDLPVIPSKLGQVDAQTFTQAVTQASVAVSREENRPVLTGIRVQFQGDKVIMSSTDRFRLSRSSFTWTPENPDTNATALVRGALLRDVARSLDEHQNIVVDFDTENPSLLGFENAGRVSTSQLIDGEFPAVDRLYADEYPIHAVINKQDLISAIKRVSLVAERNAPIRMAFTSQELTLTAGTADEAQAKEILDIDMDGEDITVAFNPTYLIEGLSAIAEPFVRMKMTTAVKPVEFNGQQESDSEESMDYRYLLVPMRFNS
- the recF gene encoding DNA replication/repair protein RecF (All proteins in this family for which functions are known are DNA-binding proteins that assist the filamentation of RecA onto DNA for the initiation of recombination or recombinational repair.) — protein: MYISRLALDHYRSWEHCVLDFEPGINILQGANGLGKTNIVEAVEVLSTGSSHRTSSSLPLIEKGCTSATIRANVEDDETQHTYEATIVARGANRARIDGGKSQYMRDLIGRTPSVSFTPEDQRLVAGDPATRRNFINQAASLLLPHYAQLLQQFTHVAKQRTALLKQLGDGTNLDPQYSQQTVLSGLEIWTGQFIDLGMRLTRERNDVIARLGEPFARIYASLAGDDERAALSYEPSFDEVMLFDDPSAEISRHFQRIYPGEVARGQNLIGPHRDDLTLLLNDMPAREFASNGEMWTMALALKMALYEAVSAQFESKPIVILDDVFAQLDESRRGQILDFAMRQDQVLITVAAASDIPQTDAVHAHVIDVAALRRQSQDGGDDDLAAMMAQLAAGRETDR